Genomic DNA from Nonomuraea rubra:
GCGCGGGACGGCCGCATCGACTTCGACCGGGCCTTCTCCCCCGCCCCAGCCGTCGCGGGCGCCCGCATCACCATGCCCAGGAACGAGATCCCGCAGCGCAATATCGCCGTGGCGCTGATTTCGTCACTGTTGCCGCTGCCGATATCGATCGCGATGGCAGTCCTGTTGAAAAGTCCATATTTTCTGCTGTTCGGAATTCTGACGCCGATCACGTTCTTCGGCACGCAGTGGGTGGAAGGGCGGCAGCGCAAGAAGAAAGAGCGCGAGTTCGACCAGCGCAAACGCGACACGCTTGAACGCATCAGGCAGCACGTCGTGCACGAGCAGTGGTTGCGGCACGTCGTCGCGCCCGACGAGGTGGACCTGACGTTCGCCGCCACTCACGAGGGGCCGGGCCTGTGGCCGCGCAACGCCGACTCGCCCGACGGGCTCACCCTGCGCGTCGGCGTGGCGGACGAGCCGGCCACGATCACGTTCGACGGCGAGCCGTGGCCGGAGTTCACGCCGCCGGTCCTGCGCGGCGTGCCCGTCACCGTGGACCTGCGCCAGATCGGCGTGCTGGGCGTCATCGGCCCGCCGGAGCCGGTGGACGCGCTGCTGCGCTGGCTGCTGGTCCAGCTCGGCACCCTGCGCGCGCCCGACGAGCTGCGGCTGGTGGTGATCACCGCGTCCGGGGGCGGGCACCTGGCCTGGGCGCGCTGGCTGCCGCACCTGAACGTGGACGCCCCCGTACCGTGCCTGGTCGGCAACACGCCCGAGACCCGCACGGAACGCATCGAGGAGCTCAAGGACCTGGTCACCGAGCGGCTCAAGGCCAAGGAGCGGCGCGTCGCCTTCGGCGAGGAGATCGTCGTCGTCCTCGACGGGGCGCGGGCGTTACGCGACATCCCCGGCATGAAGGAGGTGCTGCGGGAGGGCCCCTCCGTCGGCGTGTACGTGATCTGCGCCGACCAGCGCAGCCTGAACGAGTGCCGCGGCGTCTGCGAGCTGGACGGCACCGGCATGCTGCTCACCAGGGGCCGCCAGGGCCTGCCGGTCGCCGTGCAGCCCGAGAGCCTCGGCGAGCAGGCCGCCGAGCGCATCGCCCGCGCCGTGGCGCCCATGCGCGACCGCCTCACCCTGGCCAGGGCCGAGAGCGTCATCCCCGACGCCGTACGCCTGCTCGACGCGCTCGGCCTGGGCGTCCCCGGCCCCGAGGCCGTGCTGGCGCGCTGGGCCGCCGACCCCGGGCCCACGACGAAGGTGTGCATCGGCGCCGACGGCACCGGCCCCGTGACCGTGGACCTCGCGGCGGACGGGCCGCACACGATGCTCGGCGGGGCCACGGGCGCGGGCAAGAGCATCCTGCTGCAGACCCTGGTCACCTCGCTGCTGCTGGCCAACCGCCCCGACGAGCTGAACCTGGTGCTCGTCGACTTCAAGGGCGGCAGCGCGTTCCTGCCGTTCGAGCACTGCCCGCACGTGGTCGGGCTGATCCGCTCGACCGGCGACACCGCCGCGGACGTCTTCGACGAGAGCGCCGCCCGCCGCGTCCTGGCCTCCGTACGGGCCGAGGTGCGGCGGCGCGAGGCCATCCTCGCCAGGTACGGCGGCGAGATCGACGCCTACTGGAACGCCGGAGGGCGGCTGCCCCGGCTGGTCATGGTGTTCGACGAGTTCGCCCGCGTGCTGGAGACCTCGCCCGACTTCCTGCGCGAGCTGGTGAACGTGGCCGCCAAGGGCCGCTCGCTCGGCATGCACCTGGTGCTGGCCACGCAGTCGCTGCAGGGCAAGCTGTCACCCGAGCTGAAGAACAACATCTCCCTGCGCATCACCCTGCGCCAGAACGAGCCCTCCGACAGCACCGAGGTGCTCGGCGTGCCCGACGCCGCCACGATCCCGTCACGGCTGCGCGGCCGCGGCATGATCATGCGGGTGGGCGGCGAGCAGCGCACTCCCCAGCTCTTCCAGACCGGCTACCTGGGCGACCCGCCGCCCACCGGCTCGGCCCCCGCCACCGCCCGGCTGACGCCCTGGCCCGCGCTCGGGCTGCCGAGGCCGGAGCTCCGGGACGCGCCGCGGGCCAGCCGTACCGACCAGGACCTGGCCATCGCGGCCGTGCTGGAGGCCGCGCCGCGCCTGTCCACCGAGCCGCCGTTCCGGCCCCTGCTGCCGCCCTTGCCCGCCGCGCTGCCGCTGACCGCGCTGCCGGGGGCGGGCGGGGTGCCGTTCGCGCTGCTGGACGACCCGGCCAACCAGGCGCAGCCCGCCATGGGGCTGGACCTGGGCGGGACCGAGCGGCTCATGGTGGCAGGGGGGCCGCAGTCGGGGCGCACGACGTTCTGCCGGACGCTGATCTCCAGCCTGGCGGCGCGCTGCTCGCCCGAGCAGGTGTGGCTGTACGTGGTGGAGAACCAGCCGGGCGGGCTGGCCGCGTACGCGTCGCTGCCGCACTGCGGGGCCGTCATCGGCGGCGGGGAGCCCGACCGGATCAGGCGGCTGGTGACGTGGCTGGCCGAGGAGGTGGAGCGGCGGCGGCTGGCCCGCCTGTCGCCCGGGGAGCCGTCCGCGCCGGTGATCGTGCTCGTCATCGACGGGTGGGAGTACTTCGAGGATCGCGGCAGCCCCGACTTCTTCGAGACGCCGCTGCTCGTCACCCTGCGCGGGATCGTGGCCGGCGGGCCGCCCGTGGGCGTCCACACGGTGGCCGTGGGCGGGCACGACATGTTGCGGGGCAAGACGCCCGACCTGTTCTCACGGCGGCTGTTCCTGCCGTTCCCCCGGGAGGAGACGCGGCGGTCGTACCTGACGTCCGGCATGGTGTCGCCGCCCGTACTCGCCGGACGGGCCATCGAGGCGGCCGGCGGGCTGCACGCCCAGATCTGCCTCCCACCCGAGGACCTGCCCGCCCCCGCCCGCCGCCCCTCCCACGCCCGCCCCGCCCAAGGCCCCAAGCCCTTCCCGCCGCTCCCGGCCGCCGTCCCGCTGGGCGAGCTGCCGGACCAGGCCATCGGCGTCGGCGGCCCCGACGTCACCCCCGTCGAGCTCGACCTCTTCGACCTCGGTCCCCACCTCGTGCTGGTCTCCGGCCCCTCCGGCTCGGGCCGCAGCAACGCGGCGCTGGTCATGGCCACCGTACTGCTGCGGGCGGGGGTGCGGGTCCTGGCCATCGGGCCGCCCCGCTCGCCGCTGGTGCGCTCGCTGCCCGAGGCGCGGGCGCTTGCGGGCACCTCGTTCACGGACGCCGCCCTGCGGGAGGCCGTGGAGGCTTTCGAGGGGGAACGGTACGCGGTGGTGGTGGACGACCTCGACCAGGTGACCGTCACGGCCAGGGAGCAGGGGTTCGACACCCTGCCCACGTTGCTGCAGGACATCCTCGCGCCGTCGGAGCTGGGGCGGCGGGCGCTGGTGTTGTGCGGGGACGCCACGCCGCTGCTGGAGGGGCACCGGCGGGCACTGTCGGGCGAGGTGAGCGAGGTGCTGCGGTCGGGAACCCGGTTCCTGCTGACGCCCACCAGCCGGGTGCACGCCCGCGAGCACGGCATCAACCTGGAGCCGGACCAGTTCTTCGGGGGGCCGGTGGGGCGGGCGTACATGGGGACGGCTCGGCGGCTGGATCTGGTGCAGTTCGCGGTGCTTTAGAGGCGCTGGGCGTGGCGGAGCTGCTCTTCCATGTTCCAGTCCGGGGGCCGCTTCGACTTGCGGAACCAGGGGCATCCATTGGCGATCCATTCCTCCCTGGCACGGCGCACCGAGTCCGGGGAGGAGTCCTCGTAACCGAACTCGGTGCCGCAGCAGGCACAGATCGCCCGGTTGGGTGTCATGCCGTCATCACCCCACGGAGGCTCCGACTGGAGCAGACCGCAAACCCGGCAGTGCATGTCGCCGTCATTGGGCATTGAAGTAGTCCAAGTTCGTGGGATGAGGATGGCGCTGTGGATCCGGCTTGTAGTAGGTGCGGGGCACGCCCTGGGCGGTCGCCACACCGAATTGCTCCGTTTGCGGATCGTAGCGAACGACGTCGCCGTTCGACCGGGTCTTGGTGAGCACGCCGGGATGGCTGCCGGTCAGGAAGTCCGTCGCCTCCTCCACATACTCCTTCGCGTTGTTCAGGTGCGGGAAGTCGCTTCCGTGCCGTGCCCAGTGATCATAGGCGTTCTCGACCCGGGACATCCCACGCGTCCTGGTCCAGATCCCGTAGGGGGTCAGACCCAGCGGGTCCATCCACACCTGTGGATTGAGCACGTACGCGTGCGGATCCCACCCACCCCGCAACCCGATCGGATCCGCCGCCACGTAACACCCGGCATCCGGGTCGTAATGCCGCAGGAAGTTGTAGAACAGCCCCGATTCCTGATCCTCGTACTGCCCGGGGAACCGCAGCGGGCAGTCGGCGTCCGACGTGATCGCGTCCGGTGAGGCGCCCCACAGGGAGCGGCGGGTGCGCCAGGCGATCTCGCCCTCCGCCGACACCAGCTCGGCGGGTGTTCCCAGCAGGTCCGTGGCGATGGCGTAGAAGCGTTCGTCCACCCATGGCTGGGAGCGTTCCGTCTGGGTCAGGGGGCGGAAGGAGCCGGGGGCCCAGTCCCAGGAGGTGGTGCGGTCGTCGGTGGACTGTTCGGCCAGGGTGAGGCCGTCCCAGGTGAAGTCGGTGCGGTGGGCGCCGTCGGCGCGTTCCTTGGCGATACGGCGGCCCAGCGGGTCGTAGAGGTAGCGCCAGCGGGTGCCGTCGGGGGTGGTGACGGCCGTCAGGCGGTCGTCGGCGTCCCACGTGTAGTGCCAGGTGCGGGGTTTGGTGGACAGGCCCTTGCGCTGGCGGAGGATCGTACGGCCCTGGCGGTCGTACTCGTAGCGGGTGCGGCCCGCCTGGCGGACCATGGTGCCGGTGTACGCGCGGGGGCCCTGCGAGTCTCCCGGCGCCGGCCAGGTGGCGTCGGTGATCTGGCCTGCGGTGTTGTAGCGGTACGTCTCCGGCCGGCCCGTCGCGTGGACGGCGGTGACGCGGCCGGCGGGGTCGAGGTCGAAGCGGCGGCGGCCGGAGAGGAGGTCGTCGATCTCCGTGAGCTCGCCGTCCCTGCGGTAGCCGTACGTGCGGCGCTGGACCATCCGGCCGGCCGGGCCGCTGGTGAGGGTCTGGGAGTGGAGCCGGCCGTCGTCGTCCCAGTCGTGCAGCAGGGCGATGCCGGCGCCGAACGTCCTGGAGGTCTCGCGGCCCGCCTGGTCGTGGGTGAAGTGCAGGGTCTGGCCGGCCGTTTCGAGGGTGAGGGGGAGGTCGCGGGCGTCGTACGTCCAGACGGTCTCCGCCCCGGACGGCGTGCGGCGCAGCACCCGGCGGCCGAGCGCGTCGTAGGCGGAGGTGAGCGTGCGGCCGTTGCAGGTCTCGCGGACGACGCGGCCGCGGGCGTCGCGGCCGATGGTGAGGTCGGCATCGGGGTTCGCGGCGTGCACGAGGCGGCCGAGCGGGTCGTAGTCGAACGTGGTCAGGCGGTCGCCCGCCCGGCGGCCGATGAGCCGGTCCAGGACGTCGTAGACGAAGCTGGTGGACTGGCCGGCGCCGTTGATCCGTTCGGTGAGGTTGCCCACGGGGTTGTGCAGGTAGCTCAGCACGCGGTGGTCGAAGTCGGTCTCCTGGACCAGGTTCCCCACCGGGTCGTAGGTGTAGTGCCAGGTCAGGCCCTGCGGGTTGGTGACCTTGGTGAGGCGGAGCTCGGTGTCGTAGGCGAACTCCAGGCGGGCGCCGTCGGGCGTGGTGCGGGCCGTGGGGACGTCGAAGGGGCCGATCTCGAAGCGGGTGGGCTCGCCCATCGCGTCCACGTGCTCGACCAGGTTGTTCTCGGCGTCGTAGGTCCAGCGTTCCACCGCGCCGCCGGGGCCGGTGCAGGTGGCGGGGCGGCCTTCGACCGTCCACGTGTAGTGGGTGGTGTGGCCGAGCGGGTCGGTGACGGAGGTGACGCGGCCGAAGGCGTCGCGTTCGCAGCGGGTCGTGGCGCCGGTGGGGTCGGTGATCGTCAGGGGCAGGCCGGCCGGGTCGGAGGTGATGGTGTGGGTGTGGCCGAGCGCGTCGGTGATCGTGGTCAGGTGGCCGCGGTCGTCGTAGGCGCGGGTGGTGTCGGGGGTGGCGACGAGGTTGCCACGGTCGTCGTGGCGCAGGATGGCGACGAGGTTGCCGCGGGCGTCGTGGCGCAGGATGGTCGTGGCGCCGTCGAAGCCGGTGACGGTGACCGGCAGGTGCAGGGCGTCGCGCGTGCAGCGGCTGGTGGCGCCGTCCGGGCGGGTGACCGACAGCGGGGCGCCCGCCTCGTCGTAGGTGTAGCGGGTGGTGCGGCCGAGCGCGTCCGTACGGGCGAGCAGCCGGTCGTGGTGGTCCCAGAGGTAGCGGGTGGTGTGGCCGAGCGGGTCGGTCTCGGCGGTGACCTGGAGCAGCTCGTTGTGGTGATAGGTCGTGACGTGGCCGAGCGAGTCGCGGGCCCGGGTGACGCCGTCGCCGTACGAGAGCTCGGTGTTGAACACGCCCGCCGACCCGGTGCCGTACACGCAGCGGCCCTCCAGGTCGTAGGTGTAGGCGTACCAGGTGCCGAGGCGGTCCTTCCAGCGCGTCAGCCGGCCGTCGTCGTCGTAGGTGAAGCGCAGCGGCAGGCCGGAGGAGTTGGTCACCTCGGTCAGGTCGCCGGCCTCGTCGTAGGCGTACGAGAGCAGCCGCTGTCCGGCGCCGCGCAGCCGGATCTCCACGACGCGGCCCTGGGACGTCTCGATGTCCAGGTGGTAGCCGCCGGAGTGGACGATCTCGGAAGGCAGGCCGTCGGTGTAGCGCACGTCCAGGCGGTTGCCGTTGCGGTCGGTGATCGCCGCGACGGGCAGCACGCCGGCCTCGGTCGTCTCGGCGAAGTGCGTGGTCCGGCCGGTGAGGGGGTCGGTGACCGT
This window encodes:
- a CDS encoding FtsK/SpoIIIE domain-containing protein codes for the protein MTIRDPAASTAVDAEVTAEPETLVGSLLRALPFPVRGRPCYVGGDKLDPDSRVADSPLVPGATISVGEPERTQPWRPLAAAGAIRVFAGPDAGRVIWLSPGSYVIGREWTDLSLPRDQKASRRHARLDVSWTGEATVVDLGSRNGTLVNELRVQSPVALRPDGVLQVGDDRMRWAPLPSTRLRTTRARDGRIDFDRAFSPAPAVAGARITMPRNEIPQRNIAVALISSLLPLPISIAMAVLLKSPYFLLFGILTPITFFGTQWVEGRQRKKKEREFDQRKRDTLERIRQHVVHEQWLRHVVAPDEVDLTFAATHEGPGLWPRNADSPDGLTLRVGVADEPATITFDGEPWPEFTPPVLRGVPVTVDLRQIGVLGVIGPPEPVDALLRWLLVQLGTLRAPDELRLVVITASGGGHLAWARWLPHLNVDAPVPCLVGNTPETRTERIEELKDLVTERLKAKERRVAFGEEIVVVLDGARALRDIPGMKEVLREGPSVGVYVICADQRSLNECRGVCELDGTGMLLTRGRQGLPVAVQPESLGEQAAERIARAVAPMRDRLTLARAESVIPDAVRLLDALGLGVPGPEAVLARWAADPGPTTKVCIGADGTGPVTVDLAADGPHTMLGGATGAGKSILLQTLVTSLLLANRPDELNLVLVDFKGGSAFLPFEHCPHVVGLIRSTGDTAADVFDESAARRVLASVRAEVRRREAILARYGGEIDAYWNAGGRLPRLVMVFDEFARVLETSPDFLRELVNVAAKGRSLGMHLVLATQSLQGKLSPELKNNISLRITLRQNEPSDSTEVLGVPDAATIPSRLRGRGMIMRVGGEQRTPQLFQTGYLGDPPPTGSAPATARLTPWPALGLPRPELRDAPRASRTDQDLAIAAVLEAAPRLSTEPPFRPLLPPLPAALPLTALPGAGGVPFALLDDPANQAQPAMGLDLGGTERLMVAGGPQSGRTTFCRTLISSLAARCSPEQVWLYVVENQPGGLAAYASLPHCGAVIGGGEPDRIRRLVTWLAEEVERRRLARLSPGEPSAPVIVLVIDGWEYFEDRGSPDFFETPLLVTLRGIVAGGPPVGVHTVAVGGHDMLRGKTPDLFSRRLFLPFPREETRRSYLTSGMVSPPVLAGRAIEAAGGLHAQICLPPEDLPAPARRPSHARPAQGPKPFPPLPAAVPLGELPDQAIGVGGPDVTPVELDLFDLGPHLVLVSGPSGSGRSNAALVMATVLLRAGVRVLAIGPPRSPLVRSLPEARALAGTSFTDAALREAVEAFEGERYAVVVDDLDQVTVTAREQGFDTLPTLLQDILAPSELGRRALVLCGDATPLLEGHRRALSGEVSEVLRSGTRFLLTPTSRVHAREHGINLEPDQFFGGPVGRAYMGTARRLDLVQFAVL
- a CDS encoding DUF6531 domain-containing protein; amino-acid sequence: MPGGWDVLGLAGDPAPGDPGQVRGLADRLLKEARLAEDNTAKLSTVSGDSSALRMRGDYAARYAEALGELPGELAKLGKAYRGAGEALMTYAGSLEAARTQAGTALRRGQEAAAQSQGALREIQAQLPGPVRDVPEAESALAQADPATQEATRSALQRARRAEDDRARARRIAEEAATLRADAETRATREIDQALEGSGIKDRSWLQKAWDTISTPFRSWDDFVAFAGTIGAVAGLVVLVIGTGGVAGVILAGVAVAAGAVVLGDALNKYRQGRGSLGQVGLAALGVLPIGKGIALAGRGARAVMGMSGTIRGGGGTLAGTGALSVRGGGNALGSPSLRTAVRSGGARQGTAATASWQRGRQFFSQDPVHFPTGTVLLPQTDVELPGVLPLHLERTHLSTYRTGRCFGRSWASTLDQRLEADADGLCLATETGALLTFPYPEQDRPAYPDDGPRLALRETDDGYTVTDPLTGRTTHFAETTEAGVLPVAAITDRNGNRLDVRYTDGLPSEIVHSGGYHLDIETSQGRVVEIRLRGAGQRLLSYAYDEAGDLTEVTNSSGLPLRFTYDDDGRLTRWKDRLGTWYAYTYDLEGRCVYGTGSAGVFNTELSYGDGVTRARDSLGHVTTYHHNELLQVTAETDPLGHTTRYLWDHHDRLLARTDALGRTTRYTYDEAGAPLSVTRPDGATSRCTRDALHLPVTVTGFDGATTILRHDARGNLVAILRHDDRGNLVATPDTTRAYDDRGHLTTITDALGHTHTITSDPAGLPLTITDPTGATTRCERDAFGRVTSVTDPLGHTTHYTWTVEGRPATCTGPGGAVERWTYDAENNLVEHVDAMGEPTRFEIGPFDVPTARTTPDGARLEFAYDTELRLTKVTNPQGLTWHYTYDPVGNLVQETDFDHRVLSYLHNPVGNLTERINGAGQSTSFVYDVLDRLIGRRAGDRLTTFDYDPLGRLVHAANPDADLTIGRDARGRVVRETCNGRTLTSAYDALGRRVLRRTPSGAETVWTYDARDLPLTLETAGQTLHFTHDQAGRETSRTFGAGIALLHDWDDDGRLHSQTLTSGPAGRMVQRRTYGYRRDGELTEIDDLLSGRRRFDLDPAGRVTAVHATGRPETYRYNTAGQITDATWPAPGDSQGPRAYTGTMVRQAGRTRYEYDRQGRTILRQRKGLSTKPRTWHYTWDADDRLTAVTTPDGTRWRYLYDPLGRRIAKERADGAHRTDFTWDGLTLAEQSTDDRTTSWDWAPGSFRPLTQTERSQPWVDERFYAIATDLLGTPAELVSAEGEIAWRTRRSLWGASPDAITSDADCPLRFPGQYEDQESGLFYNFLRHYDPDAGCYVAADPIGLRGGWDPHAYVLNPQVWMDPLGLTPYGIWTRTRGMSRVENAYDHWARHGSDFPHLNNAKEYVEEATDFLTGSHPGVLTKTRSNGDVVRYDPQTEQFGVATAQGVPRTYYKPDPQRHPHPTNLDYFNAQ